The Candidatus Binatia bacterium genome segment GCGCGAGAACGTCGCCTTGCGCCCGATTCTCATGGCGAGCTTCGCGGTCAACTACGCGATCTCGGGAGCGGCGCCCTGGAGCTATCACGTCGTCAACCTCGTTCTGCACTGGCTGGCGATGGTCTTCCTCTTTCGTATTGTTCGCGATCATTTCTGGTTTGGCGACGAGGGACTGCCGATTGCGATCGGAGCAGCCCTCATCGTCGCGCTGCACCCCCTGAACACCGAGCCCGTGGATTACCTGTCGGCGCGCTCGGCGCTGCTGACTACGGTCTTCTATCTGGCCGCCTTTGATCTGGCCGTGCGTGAACGCCGGCTGCCAGCCGTGCTGCTCTTCGTCCTGGCGCTGCTGACCAAGGAGATCGCCATCACCCTGCCGGTGGTGCTCTTGGGGTATTGGTGGGTGGCGCGCCAAACCGCGGCTCCCCTGCGCCAGCCAATCCCGTGGCGATTTCTTGCACTGCTAGCGTCGCTCAGCGTGGCGGGGGTTCTCTACCGTGTCTTGCTCCTACCGCCATGGGCGTTTGGCGCCACGCACGATCCCTGGCTGACACCACCGATTTATTTCATGACGGAATGGTCAGCGTACCTGTATTACCTGAGGCTGTTTCTCTTGCCGAACGCCCTGGTCGTCGATCGGCTCGACTACCCCATTGCCCGCTCGCTTCTCCAGCCCCAAGCCTGGGGGAGTTTGCTGGTTCTCCTCGCGCTTCTGCTGCTGGCGTGGCGTACACGCCGGCGTTGGCCGGCGGTCACCTTCGCCGCGATTTGGTACTTGGTCACACTGGCCGTCGAATCGACCTTCTTTCCGCTTGCCGAGCCGGTGAACGAACACCGGCCCTACCTTGCGATGCTGGCTCTCGGAACCGTTGCCAGCCTTGGCCTGTGGCAGCTCGCGCAGTGGTCGACACGCCGCCACCGCGCCCCGGCGATGTCGGCCTATGCGCTGCTGCTCACGCTGCTCTCGACCGGCCTCGGCGCAGCGACGGTGGTGCGCAACCACACCTGGCAGAATGACTACAGCCTGTGGCGGGATGCCACGGAGAAGGCCCCGAACAACGCGCGTGCCTGGATGAATGCCGGACGGGCAGCAATGAACCGGGGGTTCGAACCGGAGGCACGCCGTTTTTTGCTCGAAGCCCGGCGCCTGAGCCCGTGCTACGCCTACGTGCAGATGAATTTGAGCGCCCTCGAAGCACGTGGTTCCCAGCTCGACGCTTCGCTGGCGTGGGCGGACGAGGCGGTGCGCTGCAATCCAGGGCTGGCACTGACACATTTCTATCGTGCCGCAGCGCTCGAGCGGCTCGGGCGACTGGATGAGGCGCTGCAGGGATATCGCGAGACCACCGCCATCGACTCAAAGCACACGGAAGCCTGGATGGCACAGGGCCGTTTGTTCGAGCGCCGCATGGCCTGGCAAGATGCGGCGGCGGCATACGATCAGGCCCGGGCCAGCGACCCAACTGCTGCCGAAGGGGCGATGCGCGCGGGGCTCGTATATCACCATCGTCTGGGCAATCCGGTGCGGGCGGTCGAGTGCTACCGCACGGTACTTCGCCTGATGCCGCAACACTACGGTGCGCACTACCAGCTGGCCATGGCGCTCTTGGCGACCGGCAACGAAAATGAAGCGCGGGTGGCGTGGAAGGCGTTTGAAGCGCTTGCCGCGGCTATTGGAGACCGCACTTGGCTCGAAGGGGTGCCGGCAGCCCTTGCGGATCGCACTGTGCCGACGGCGAACTGACGGCTCCGCTGCCCGGAGCGCTTCGGCTCACTGCAATGATGCCGCCTGGCGTTGCAGGTCGGGTAAGGTTTCGCGGATCAGCGGCGCCGCTTCGTCGTCAGGCGCCAGCTTCAGATAGCGTTCGAAGTCGCGGAGCGCCGCGGCATAGCACTCCAGGCGCTGGTAGAGAATGCCGCGGTCGCGCAGCTCACGCGGCAGGTCGGGAACCAGCAACAATATCCGATCGACGCAGGTCAGCGCACGGGTAAAATCGGCGCTGTCGACGTACATCTGCTTCAGGTTGCTGAGCATGCGCACCAGAATCTCACGGGCGCTAGCCGGGCACAGGAGCCGGCGGTCGAAACGCGTCTTCGACCCATAAATCCCCCGCAGGCGCTGCCAGCATTCTTCCTCGCTAATCACCGTGCCGAAGTACGGATCGATGATGATATCCGGATCGCCGACGCACTTGACCAGGAAGTGCCCGGGAAAACTCACGCCGTACACCGGCAGGTCGAGCCGCTGCGCCACCTCGCTGTAGACCACGCCCAACGAAATCGGAATGCCGGTGCGCCGATCGAGCACCTCGTTGAGGTAGGTATTGCGCGGATCATAGTAGTTCTCGCTGTTGCCAGCGAAGCCCTGCTCGACGAACAGAAACTGATTGAGCTGCGCCACCTGCTCGGCGGCCGGCGCACCCGCGCACACCAGCGCGCGGGCGGCGGCAGCCAGCTCATCCAGGCACCGCAAGTAACGGCTCACCTCGATGTCCGGATACTCCTCCTGGGCAATCAACAGCGCCACCTCGGCGAGGTCGATAGGCTCGTTGGACTGCGCCACCGCCGCCGCAAAGCGCTGGCGCGCCGTGCTGCTCTTCTTTACGCTCATATCGTTGCGCTCCGCCATAACGCGGAGCGGGCGCGGAATGCAAGAGGCTCCGTCTTGCCCTGACGCGTCGCGCACCGCGCTACAGCAGCCGGAAGCTACGCGCTCATAATCATCAGTTTGAAAGGGCTCCGGCGCTTCCCGAGAAACTCGGCCACTGCGCGCCTGGTGTCAGCACGGACGGTAACCGTGGTGCCGCCTTGCTTGCTCCAGGTCAGTCCCGTGTGCCGCCACTCGCTCTCTGGCCCAACGCCGGCGAGCGCCAGCATCCACCCGAGCGTGCGGTATTGAACCATCAGATCGACGGCCTGGGCATCCAGCACTACGCCGCTGCGACGCGCCAGCTCTCCTTGCGGACCAAAGAACTTCACCCGCAAGCCAGCCCGCCGAGCCGCCTCCGCCGCCACCGAGAAGTCGACCATGAACGTGATGTCGTCGGCACCAGGTGCCTCGTACACACTGGCTCCCGAGCGTGGCGGACCCGCATAGAAGCGTCGGCTCGCCGGCGTTCCCAGATGCAACTCGCGCGTGTCACCGTAATCGATCCACAGGATGTCGCATGCGTCGTACAGGCCCGCCACCGCACTGACCAGGCTCTCCATGGCGGGACAGGCGAAGTACGGCCGGAACTTCCGCTGCGCCTGGAAGAACTCCGGATAGTGCCGGCGCACGAAATCATCCAGCCCGGGAACCGCGTCCAGCGGCAGCACCACCTCCTCGAACCTGAGGCGGTCCCGCAGACGGGCATCGGCGAGGACAGCCGGCAACTGCTGCCGCGCCACCGCTTGCTGCTCAGGGCGCACGCCGGCAACGACAGGCAGGCCGTCCCTGCTTGCCGCGGAACGCACCACCGGGACCACGAATACCACGCCAGGGCTTCTGTCGTGGCGCGATACGATCTTATGGTGCGACAAACAGTCCAGGACTTCGTTGGCGAACACTATGCCGCACGAGCCCAGCGGCAGGCGTCGCGGCGCCTTCTCCGCCAGGTCAGCGTTCGTCCAGCGCACGCGCCGCGCCAGCGGACCGAGCTGCCGCTGCTGGCGCAGAATCAAAGCGGGGCTGCGCTCGATGATCCGATAGCGGAAGGCTTTCGCAAACCTGCTCCAGGCCGGCTTGGTGCGCGCGTATTCCGTCACCGTGAGCAAGACATCGAGACAGAGCTGGCCGTTGCCGGCCCCCAGCTCGCAAATCTCGAAGCGCGGTGGCTCACCGGCCCGGCGCCAGAAGCGAAAGCCGTATGCCGCCAGCATACGCCCGAAGAAGGGCGCCAGCGCCAGCGGAAAGGTGTCGTAGTGTCCGCCGTACCCGAAACGCACTTGGCCGGTGCTGTAGTAGCCGCAGATCGGATCGAAGAGCGCGGTGTCAACGAAGTCGCGAAATGAAGGAAAGACGCGGGCGATGCGTGCGGCCTCCAATGGCGTCGCCTCGACCGACGTGCGGCTACCCTTCATCGCCAGTACCTCTCTGCGGCTGCCACGTTGGCCCAGCTGAGGCCAATCGCGGCATATGCGATCGCGACCAGCGCTAGCGCCAGGACCGCGAGCAAGATCTTCTTCACCATGGGGCCTCCGCGTCAGATCCGTGGCGCGTACGTAGTCGAATACGGAAACGAGTTCAACTCACATGTGCCGACACAAGTCATCCCGGACCGCCTGCAACAATCATTTGCACTCCGGCGGTGAGCGGGCTAGACGCTTCTCCATGGACCTTCGCCTTTCTGCAGAACATCTCAAGTTTCGCGACGAAGCGCGCGCCTGGCTGCAAGCGAACTTGCGCCGGCCCTGGCGTGAAGAGTGGCGCGATCCGAACGCCACGGAAGACAGCCTCATGGAGCTGCGCCGAAATTGGCAGCGTAAGCTGCACCAGGGTGGCTACCTCGGCATCGACTGGCCCAAGGAGTGGGGTGGGCGCGGTGCGACTCAGGTCGAAAAGGCCATCCTCGAGGCCGAGCTGGCGCGCGCCGATGCGCCGCAGATCTTGAATTTCCTCGGCATCGGTCTGCTCGGACCGGCTCTCATTCATCATGGCACCGAGGCTCAGCGCCGCCGCTTTATCCCGCCGATGCTTGCCGCCGATGAAATCTGGTGCCAGGGATTCAGCGAGCCGGGCGCCGGCAGCGACCTGGCGGCGCTGCGCACCAGCGCGATACTCGACGGCGACGACTTCGTACTCAATGGACAGAAAATCTGGACCACGTTCGGTCCCTGGGCCGACTGGATCTTCGTCCTCGCCCGCACGGACCCCAAGGATCGGCACGGCGGCATCTCCTTCATTCTTTGCAAGCTCGACACTGCGGGCGTCACGGTACGGCCGTTGCGCCAGATCACCGGCGAGAGCGAGTTCGGTGAGGTCTTTTTCGAAGACGCACGCGTGCCACGCGAGAACCTCATCGGCCAGATCGGCGAGGGCTGGCGCATCGCCATGACGGTCCTGGCTTACGAGCGCGGGGCGGGCTCACTGGCCCTCGCCTACAACTACGGATTCGACCTGGAACGCCTGGCGGCAACCTGTAAGGAACTTGGCCGCACCGACGCGGCTGTGCGTGAAAAGCTCGGCCGGCTACTGGTGGAGAATGAGGTCATGCGGGCCAATGGTCTTCGCATGCTGGCAAACCTCGCTGACGGTCGCGTCCCCGGACCCGAGTCATCGATCGAAAAGATCTTCTGGAGCGAGTTCGACAGGCGCTTCCGTGAAACGGCGCTCGACATCCTCGGGCCGGGCGGCCAGCTCACGCGCGCCAGTACCGAGGCGCTCACCGATGTCGATTGGACCCGTGATTTCCTCTGGTCGCGGGCTGAAACGATTTACTCAGGCTCCTCCGAAATCCAACGCAACATCATTGCCAAGCGGGTTCTCAACCTGCCGCAGGATCCACGATGAAGTTTGAACTGTCGGAAGACCAAGCTCTGCTTCGCCAATCCGCCCGTGACTTCCTCTCCAGCGAGTCGCCGCTCGAAAAGAGTCGGCGCATCATGGAGCACGACCCGTGGGGATACGACCTGGCTTCGTGGAAGCGGCTCGCCGAACTCGGTTATCTCGGTCTCGTCTTGCCGGCAGATGCCGGTGGTCAGGGGCTCGGAGCCATCGAACTGGCGATTGTGCTCGAAGAAATCGGCCGCGCCTGCATGCCTGGCCCATACCTTGATGCGATTCTCGCCGCGACGGTACTGTCCGCAGCCGGAGGCCAGAACGCACTGCTTGCCGACCTCTGCTCGGGAACGAAGTTGGTGACGATCGCGCGTGAGGATGCCGCCTTCAGCGGCAGCCATCGTGCCGACATCGTATTCAAGGGCGGCCGGATCCGCGGCACGAAGTACTTCGTGCCCTTTGCGGCACAAGCCGACGCCCTGCTGGTGACCACGACGGACGGCATCTTCCTGTCTCAAGGGCCTTTCTCCGTCACACCGATGCCCACGCTCGATATCGCGCAGCGCTTCGGCAAGGTGGCCTTTGACCACGCGGCGACGCGCATTGGTTCGCCGGCCCTGCTTGATCGTCTCGACCAGCTAGCAGCCATCGGCGCCAGTGCCATGCTGCTCGGGATCATGAGTCGGTCGCTCGAAATGACTCTCGACTACGTCCGCACACGTGAGGCCTTCAAGCGCCCCATAGGCTCCTTCCAGGCACTGCAGCACCGGATGGCTGACATGCTGCTGAAGACGGAATCAACCCGTTCCGCTGCCTACCGAGCGGCGTGGTGCTTCGATACGGGGGATGCCGACACGGCGTTGGCGTGTGCCGCTGCCAAGGTCTACGCCGCCGACGCTTCGCGCCTCGTCTGCGGGGAATCCATCCAGATGCACGGCGGCATCGGCTTCACCTGGGAGCTCGACCTGCACTTCTACTTCAAGCGGGCAAAGACACTCGAGCAACACTACGGGGCGACAGAGCTACAGCTTCAAAAGGCCCTTGCCGCCGCAGGATTCTGACGCGGCCGGCTCTTGTTGCTGGCCTGGTCACGGGCCGTACGGCCACGGCCCCCAGAACGGCGACTGGTAATACCACGGTCCGTACGGCCACGGTCCCCAGCCCGGATACCAAATGTCAGCCCAGAACGGATAGTATTGCGCCGGGTACAGCTGACGCTCCGGCCACAAATAGACCTTTTCCGCCGCGACCTTTGGATAACGGTATTCGTGTTCCCCTATTTTCTGCGTTTCGGGTTCCTGAAGGGTACCCGTCACGGTCAGTTCCCGTCCTTTCACGTATACCGCTGGATCATAGAACCCGGGGGCACAGGCCATGAAGCGCCCTTCCGACTCGTCCGTACGCCGTGGCCGGGCCTCACTGTTCAATGGGCGCGCAAGTATCTCGAAGCAGGTGTCTTCCTTCCCGGGGTTGACGATCACGATGGTGCCGCCCCAACGCACCCGCTGACCCGTCAGACCTCCTTGCTGGGCATCACGCATCGCGATCTCGGCGTAGGTTCCGCCCAGTGGTGCCGGCGGTCGGACGCACGCAGCAAACAGCAGAGGGATCCCCAAAAGCAGGATAGATGGAGTGGCCGAAGCCAAGAGTCGCCTTTGCATATCGCCCTCCGACCCAGCGCTTAATGTAGCATGGTAACGCCGGCAACTATATTACGACGACCGACACGTCTTCTATGCAGCCAGCAGATTTCGGGCGATCACCTTCAACTCCAGGATCGGCTTTACGCCTTCGAAGATCGGCAATACCAGAGCATCGACGACGTAACGTGAGATCGGGAACTCATCAGCGTACCCCCACCCACCGTGGAGCAGCTGACCTTCTTGCGTGATCCACACCGCCACGTCTGAAGCGAACAATTTGGCCATAGCTGGTTCCAGCGCAATGGATTCATCCGCGTCCATGGCCCGTGCCGCTGCGTAGGTCAGCTGGCGTGCCGCCATCAGGTGAGTCGCCATGCGCCCGAGCTTGTACTGGGTGAGCTGAAAGTTGCCGATGGGCTCACCAAATTGCCTGCGGTCGCCGGCATACTCCGCCGTGCGTTCGAGTGCTGCCTGTGCCAAGCCTGTGGCTCGGCCTCCGGTCTGCAGGCGTCCCGCCGCGAAGCCGCCCATCTGCAGGTAGAAGCCCTTCCCTACTCCACCAGCTTCGCCGACCAGGTTCTCGGCGGGCACAAAGTAATTGTCGAAGCTCAAGGTGTACGAATGCATGCCGCGGTAACCGGGAGTTGCATCCGCCTTCCCGACCAGTAGCCCGCCCGTCGCCGGACGCATCTCGAAGCTGTGTCCCGGAAACGGATCCTTCTCGACGATGAGCAGCGACAGGCCGCGCGCGCCCTTCTTGAAATCCGGGTCGGTGCGCGCCAGCAGCGCCAGCGCGTTGGCGCGGCCGGCAAAGGTGCACCAGGCTTTGGCGCCGTTGATGAGGTACCCCTTCCTGCCGCCAACCTCGGCGGCATCGGCGCGGCACTTCACCGACGCCACGTCTGAACCCACGTCCGGTTCGGTGACGGAGATGCCCACCATCACTTCGCCGCTGGCGATCCGCGGCAACCAGGTGTTCTTCTGCGCCGGCGTCCCGCCCTTGAGCAGTGCTTTGGTGAGAATCTCCGGACGCGTGATCAGGCTACCGGCGCCGGCCAGCGAACCGCGTGACAGTTCTTCGGTGGTAATGATCATGACCAGATTGCCCATCCCACCGCCACCGAACTCCTCAGGAACCGACATGCCGAAGTAGCCCAGCTCGGCCATTTTCCTGATCAGCTCCTCCGGAATGAGTTCGTCGTGTCGGTGCAAGCGTTCGGCGATCGGGATCACCTCAGTTTCGGCAAACTGCCGCACCGAGTCACGGCTCATCACCGCCATGTCCTCCGCCATCCAGGCGTGATTGACCCCGTGTCGTTGGATGACGTGGCGGCCAATTGCCTGCACCCGCGCATCGCTGAGTCCGCTGCGCATCATGGCCTTGGCCGAATCGGTGCCTATCGTCTTGTTGAGCAGTTCGTCGCTCAGCCCAAACTCGCCGGCGTGCGCGTCCACCTGGCTCCGCAGGCGATGCGCCACCTCGGCGGCGAACACGGCCGCCATCTCCTCCACCACGGCATCGCGGTGTCCGTGCGCGGCCGCAGATTGCGCGTAGGCAAGCAGGTCCTTCGCCGCCGCCACTTCCGTTGCCGCATATGCCAGCCGCTCGCACTGCACCTGAGCCTCGTCGATGCCCTTCCCGCCATCCGTCCGCCGGCGGGCAACTTGCAGCGCCTCGGCCACAAGAGCATCGAGCCTGGTCACGAGCTGCCGAACGGCAGCCAAGTCGACTGGCGTTACACTGTCTGCCATATCCGAACTACTCCTTCCGGTTCTCGCTGAAGACTACGCGCTGTGTGCTGGGATGCTGGATTCTCTACCATCGCGCCAGGCGTGAGGCCAGTCTTGGCGTCATTAGAGCGTTTGCTGCGGAGCGCAGTCGATCTTATTTGATTTTACCCTATTGATGGGGTAACGCGATCCTGTTTACTCAAACACTGTAAGCATCGCGAGAAAGGGGAGCCCTATGTTCGTACTCGATGGCGGCCGCCGCTTTATCATTCCACGCACCGAACTGACCTATCCCGGTCACAGCATGAAGCTGCACCAGAACGCGGCCGATGCGGTGAAGGCCCCCGTTGATCACGTGATGGCGGACTTCGAAGATGCCTGTCCCTACGAGTTCAAGGGAGAAAAGAGCCGCAAGATCATGGTCGAGGCGCTGAACACCCTCGACTTCGGCCGCAAGGTCGTCACCGTACGGCCCAACAACATTCACTCCCAGTTCTTTCTTCAGGACATGGAAGCCGTGGTGCTGGGCGCCCCGAATCGTTTTCATGGCATCATGCTGCCGAAGACTCGCGGCCCCGAGGACATCATCTACGCATCGCGGCTTCTCGACGAACTCGAACGGCGCGGCGGCTGGACGTATCGCATCCAAATCGAATCCTTGATCGAGACGCCGCACGCGCTGGTCAAGGCCTACGACATCGCAACGGCCTCGGACCGCATGTGCGGACTGGTCTTCGGTATTGCCGACTTCGCCGCCAACCTCGGCATCCGGGAAATCGTCGAGAACCAGAACCAGAACTTCCACTACGCCAAACAATCGATGGTGGTGGCGGCAAAGGCAGCCGGGCTGCACGCCGTGGACAACGTCTACCTGCGCCTGGTCCGCAAGGAGGACTCCCCCGAACAGGTGAAGAAGATCGAAGCCGGTCTGCGCGAGAAAAACATGGGGGCTGCTGCCCTGGGAATGGACGGCACGTGGGTCATCCATCCGCAGCAAGCCAAGATCGCCAACGAATGCTTCTCGCCCACGACGGCACAGATCGCACAAGCCAAGCGGGTTATCGAACTCTATCACCAGAAGGGCGGTGGCTCGATGGCGGATCCGGAAACCGGCGAAATGATCGACGAGGCGACCATCAAGATCGCCCTGATGGACCTGGCGAAGGCGGTGCAGTCGGGTGA includes the following:
- a CDS encoding SAM-dependent methyltransferase — its product is MKGSRTSVEATPLEAARIARVFPSFRDFVDTALFDPICGYYSTGQVRFGYGGHYDTFPLALAPFFGRMLAAYGFRFWRRAGEPPRFEICELGAGNGQLCLDVLLTVTEYARTKPAWSRFAKAFRYRIIERSPALILRQQRQLGPLARRVRWTNADLAEKAPRRLPLGSCGIVFANEVLDCLSHHKIVSRHDRSPGVVFVVPVVRSAASRDGLPVVAGVRPEQQAVARQQLPAVLADARLRDRLRFEEVVLPLDAVPGLDDFVRRHYPEFFQAQRKFRPYFACPAMESLVSAVAGLYDACDILWIDYGDTRELHLGTPASRRFYAGPPRSGASVYEAPGADDITFMVDFSVAAEAARRAGLRVKFFGPQGELARRSGVVLDAQAVDLMVQYRTLGWMLALAGVGPESEWRHTGLTWSKQGGTTVTVRADTRRAVAEFLGKRRSPFKLMIMSA
- a CDS encoding acyl-CoA dehydrogenase family protein, producing MDLRLSAEHLKFRDEARAWLQANLRRPWREEWRDPNATEDSLMELRRNWQRKLHQGGYLGIDWPKEWGGRGATQVEKAILEAELARADAPQILNFLGIGLLGPALIHHGTEAQRRRFIPPMLAADEIWCQGFSEPGAGSDLAALRTSAILDGDDFVLNGQKIWTTFGPWADWIFVLARTDPKDRHGGISFILCKLDTAGVTVRPLRQITGESEFGEVFFEDARVPRENLIGQIGEGWRIAMTVLAYERGAGSLALAYNYGFDLERLAATCKELGRTDAAVREKLGRLLVENEVMRANGLRMLANLADGRVPGPESSIEKIFWSEFDRRFRETALDILGPGGQLTRASTEALTDVDWTRDFLWSRAETIYSGSSEIQRNIIAKRVLNLPQDPR
- a CDS encoding tetratricopeptide repeat protein; this translates as VLAGVIAAAYANSLTIGFQFDDWHVLEQNPFIRSLGNIPRFFVDAHSTTVLRENVALRPILMASFAVNYAISGAAPWSYHVVNLVLHWLAMVFLFRIVRDHFWFGDEGLPIAIGAALIVALHPLNTEPVDYLSARSALLTTVFYLAAFDLAVRERRLPAVLLFVLALLTKEIAITLPVVLLGYWWVARQTAAPLRQPIPWRFLALLASLSVAGVLYRVLLLPPWAFGATHDPWLTPPIYFMTEWSAYLYYLRLFLLPNALVVDRLDYPIARSLLQPQAWGSLLVLLALLLLAWRTRRRWPAVTFAAIWYLVTLAVESTFFPLAEPVNEHRPYLAMLALGTVASLGLWQLAQWSTRRHRAPAMSAYALLLTLLSTGLGAATVVRNHTWQNDYSLWRDATEKAPNNARAWMNAGRAAMNRGFEPEARRFLLEARRLSPCYAYVQMNLSALEARGSQLDASLAWADEAVRCNPGLALTHFYRAAALERLGRLDEALQGYRETTAIDSKHTEAWMAQGRLFERRMAWQDAAAAYDQARASDPTAAEGAMRAGLVYHHRLGNPVRAVECYRTVLRLMPQHYGAHYQLAMALLATGNENEARVAWKAFEALAAAIGDRTWLEGVPAALADRTVPTAN
- a CDS encoding tetratricopeptide repeat protein translates to MSVKKSSTARQRFAAAVAQSNEPIDLAEVALLIAQEEYPDIEVSRYLRCLDELAAAARALVCAGAPAAEQVAQLNQFLFVEQGFAGNSENYYDPRNTYLNEVLDRRTGIPISLGVVYSEVAQRLDLPVYGVSFPGHFLVKCVGDPDIIIDPYFGTVISEEECWQRLRGIYGSKTRFDRRLLCPASAREILVRMLSNLKQMYVDSADFTRALTCVDRILLLVPDLPRELRDRGILYQRLECYAAALRDFERYLKLAPDDEAAPLIRETLPDLQRQAASLQ
- a CDS encoding CoA ester lyase, which codes for MFVLDGGRRFIIPRTELTYPGHSMKLHQNAADAVKAPVDHVMADFEDACPYEFKGEKSRKIMVEALNTLDFGRKVVTVRPNNIHSQFFLQDMEAVVLGAPNRFHGIMLPKTRGPEDIIYASRLLDELERRGGWTYRIQIESLIETPHALVKAYDIATASDRMCGLVFGIADFAANLGIREIVENQNQNFHYAKQSMVVAAKAAGLHAVDNVYLRLVRKEDSPEQVKKIEAGLREKNMGAAALGMDGTWVIHPQQAKIANECFSPTTAQIAQAKRVIELYHQKGGGSMADPETGEMIDEATIKIALMDLAKAVQSGDIDAAYLAEQAGKSRGVTGYDILELMRRTA
- a CDS encoding Slp family lipoprotein, which encodes MQRRLLASATPSILLLGIPLLFAACVRPPAPLGGTYAEIAMRDAQQGGLTGQRVRWGGTIVIVNPGKEDTCFEILARPLNSEARPRRTDESEGRFMACAPGFYDPAVYVKGRELTVTGTLQEPETQKIGEHEYRYPKVAAEKVYLWPERQLYPAQYYPFWADIWYPGWGPWPYGPWYYQSPFWGPWPYGP
- a CDS encoding acyl-CoA dehydrogenase family protein is translated as MKFELSEDQALLRQSARDFLSSESPLEKSRRIMEHDPWGYDLASWKRLAELGYLGLVLPADAGGQGLGAIELAIVLEEIGRACMPGPYLDAILAATVLSAAGGQNALLADLCSGTKLVTIAREDAAFSGSHRADIVFKGGRIRGTKYFVPFAAQADALLVTTTDGIFLSQGPFSVTPMPTLDIAQRFGKVAFDHAATRIGSPALLDRLDQLAAIGASAMLLGIMSRSLEMTLDYVRTREAFKRPIGSFQALQHRMADMLLKTESTRSAAYRAAWCFDTGDADTALACAAAKVYAADASRLVCGESIQMHGGIGFTWELDLHFYFKRAKTLEQHYGATELQLQKALAAAGF
- a CDS encoding acyl-CoA dehydrogenase family protein produces the protein MADSVTPVDLAAVRQLVTRLDALVAEALQVARRRTDGGKGIDEAQVQCERLAYAATEVAAAKDLLAYAQSAAAHGHRDAVVEEMAAVFAAEVAHRLRSQVDAHAGEFGLSDELLNKTIGTDSAKAMMRSGLSDARVQAIGRHVIQRHGVNHAWMAEDMAVMSRDSVRQFAETEVIPIAERLHRHDELIPEELIRKMAELGYFGMSVPEEFGGGGMGNLVMIITTEELSRGSLAGAGSLITRPEILTKALLKGGTPAQKNTWLPRIASGEVMVGISVTEPDVGSDVASVKCRADAAEVGGRKGYLINGAKAWCTFAGRANALALLARTDPDFKKGARGLSLLIVEKDPFPGHSFEMRPATGGLLVGKADATPGYRGMHSYTLSFDNYFVPAENLVGEAGGVGKGFYLQMGGFAAGRLQTGGRATGLAQAALERTAEYAGDRRQFGEPIGNFQLTQYKLGRMATHLMAARQLTYAAARAMDADESIALEPAMAKLFASDVAVWITQEGQLLHGGWGYADEFPISRYVVDALVLPIFEGVKPILELKVIARNLLAA